One genomic window of Angustibacter sp. Root456 includes the following:
- a CDS encoding alpha-amylase family protein yields the protein MRAPSPAALDAAAKALADVDPAAREVFDVRVERWWGDLHAALRTVYPAGADTLAARLVGLAAAAYSERDPDLRRLDLARTLRPGWFQDPAMLGYAAYTERFAGDLAGVRERIGYLRELGVTYLHLMPLLLPRDGDNDGGYAVADYRTVRPDLGTVDDLAALTRDLRAHGISLVLDLVLNHVAREHRWAAAARQGDPRYRRYFHVFADRTEPDAYERTLPEVFPDFAPGSFTYDDELGGWVWTTFNAWQWDLDWSNPEVLLEFADIVLYLANQGVEVFRLDAIAFLWKRLRTTCQNQPEVHAITQALRAVARIACPAVVFKAEAIVGPDDLLAYLGEREHHGKVSDLAYHNSLMVQVWSMLAAQDVRLAAAALGSLPPAPSTTAWITYVRCHDDIGWAIDDRDAEAAGVTGPGHRAFLSDFYAGEFPGSTARGLVFQANPATGDRRISGTAASLVGLEAAREAAHDAVDDPAVRTAVSRLLLAHAVVLGWGGIPVIWSGDELAQPNDPLWADEPGHEGDNRWAHRPRLDWAAAERRHDLATVEGRVFEGLRHLARVRAGLSHLDAAVPAEVIDLDDPVVLAVVRRHPVGPMVGLYNVSARPARFGAWRLAELGLAAAHDAISGVDVRPDAHGDLWLSPYQALWLVEPGAGESA from the coding sequence ATGCGCGCGCCGTCCCCGGCAGCGCTCGACGCCGCGGCGAAGGCGCTCGCGGACGTCGACCCTGCGGCGCGTGAGGTCTTCGACGTCCGCGTCGAGCGCTGGTGGGGCGACCTGCACGCCGCGCTGCGCACGGTGTACCCCGCAGGGGCCGACACGTTGGCCGCGCGACTCGTCGGGCTCGCCGCGGCGGCCTATAGCGAACGCGATCCCGACCTGCGCCGGCTCGACCTGGCGCGCACCCTGCGTCCGGGGTGGTTCCAGGACCCCGCCATGCTCGGTTACGCCGCCTACACCGAGCGCTTCGCGGGCGACCTGGCCGGCGTCCGAGAGCGCATCGGCTACCTGCGCGAGCTCGGCGTCACCTACCTGCACCTCATGCCGCTGCTGCTGCCGCGCGACGGTGACAACGACGGTGGCTACGCCGTCGCGGACTACCGCACCGTGCGGCCGGACCTCGGCACCGTTGACGACCTCGCTGCCCTCACCCGCGACCTGCGCGCCCACGGCATCAGCCTCGTGCTCGACCTGGTGCTCAACCACGTCGCCCGCGAGCACCGCTGGGCGGCCGCGGCGCGCCAGGGCGACCCGCGCTACCGCCGCTACTTCCACGTCTTCGCCGACCGCACTGAGCCGGACGCCTACGAGCGCACGCTGCCGGAGGTGTTCCCCGACTTCGCCCCCGGCAGCTTCACCTACGACGACGAGCTCGGCGGGTGGGTCTGGACGACCTTCAACGCCTGGCAGTGGGACCTCGACTGGTCGAACCCCGAGGTGCTGCTGGAGTTCGCGGACATCGTGCTCTACCTCGCCAACCAGGGGGTCGAGGTCTTCCGGCTCGACGCCATCGCGTTCCTGTGGAAGCGCCTGCGCACGACGTGCCAGAACCAGCCCGAGGTGCACGCCATCACCCAGGCCCTGCGTGCGGTGGCCCGGATCGCTTGTCCCGCAGTGGTTTTCAAGGCTGAGGCGATCGTCGGGCCGGACGACCTGCTCGCCTACCTCGGCGAGCGCGAGCACCACGGCAAGGTGAGCGACCTGGCCTACCACAACAGCCTCATGGTGCAGGTGTGGTCGATGCTCGCCGCGCAGGACGTGCGCCTCGCCGCGGCGGCGCTGGGCTCTCTGCCGCCGGCGCCGTCCACCACCGCCTGGATCACGTACGTGCGCTGCCACGACGACATCGGCTGGGCGATCGACGACCGCGACGCCGAGGCTGCCGGCGTCACCGGCCCGGGGCACCGGGCCTTCCTGTCGGACTTCTACGCCGGTGAGTTCCCCGGCTCCACCGCGAGGGGTCTGGTGTTCCAGGCCAACCCGGCCACCGGCGACCGGCGGATCAGCGGGACGGCGGCCAGCCTGGTGGGGCTCGAGGCGGCCCGCGAGGCCGCGCACGACGCCGTCGACGACCCCGCGGTGCGGACGGCGGTGAGCCGGCTGCTGCTCGCCCACGCAGTGGTCCTGGGCTGGGGTGGGATCCCGGTGATCTGGTCGGGCGACGAGCTCGCGCAGCCCAACGACCCGCTCTGGGCCGATGAACCGGGCCACGAGGGCGACAACCGCTGGGCGCACCGGCCCCGGCTCGACTGGGCGGCTGCCGAGCGGCGGCACGACCTGGCCACGGTCGAGGGTCGGGTCTTCGAGGGGCTGCGCCACCTGGCTCGCGTGCGCGCCGGCCTGTCGCACCTGGACGCCGCCGTCCCGGCGGAGGTGATCGACCTCGACGACCCGGTGGTGCTCGCGGTGGTGCGGCGCCATCCGGTCGGCCCGATGGTGGGCCTCTACAACGTCAGCGCGCGGCCGGCGCGGTTCGGTGCCTGGCGCCTGGCCGAGCTGGGTCTGGCGGCCGCCCACGACGCGATCAGCGGGGTCGACGTCCGGCCAGACGCTCACGGTGACCTCTGGCTGAGCCCCTACCAGGCGCTGTGGCTGGTCGAGCCCGGGGCGGGTGAGTCGGCCTGA
- a CDS encoding aspartate kinase → MGLVVQKYGGSSVADAESIKRVARRIVDTTKGGNQVVVVVSAMGDTTDDLRDLAQQVSPLPPARELDMLLTAGERISMALLAMAIHDLGHTARSYTGSQAGVITDSVHGKARIIDITPGRIRQALDDGAIAIVAGFQGVSQDTKEITTLGRGASDTTAVALAAALGADVCEIYTDVDGVFTADPRIVPSARRIARITSEEMLEMAACGTKVLHLRCVEYARRYQMPVHVRSSFSTREGTWVIDTPPDDKDGQTMEQAIISGVSHDRSEAKITVVGVPDLPGKAAAIFQAVARAEINIDMIVQNVSAAATALTDVSFTLPKTDGVIAMSTLEGIKDAVGFQSLQYDDQIGKVSLVGAGMRTHPGVSATFFEALADAGVNIEMISTSEIRISVVTRAADVDAAVRAVHTAFGLDAEETEAVVYGGTGR, encoded by the coding sequence GTGGGCTTGGTCGTGCAGAAGTACGGGGGTTCCTCCGTCGCGGACGCCGAGAGCATCAAGCGGGTGGCCCGCCGCATCGTCGACACGACGAAGGGCGGCAACCAGGTCGTCGTGGTCGTCTCGGCCATGGGCGACACCACCGACGACCTGCGCGACCTCGCCCAGCAGGTCTCCCCGCTGCCGCCGGCGCGCGAGCTCGACATGCTGCTCACCGCGGGCGAGCGCATCTCGATGGCGCTGCTGGCCATGGCGATCCACGACCTCGGCCACACCGCACGCTCGTACACCGGCAGCCAGGCCGGCGTCATCACCGACTCGGTGCACGGCAAGGCGCGGATCATCGACATCACCCCCGGCCGCATCCGCCAGGCCCTGGACGACGGCGCCATCGCGATCGTCGCGGGCTTCCAGGGCGTGAGTCAGGACACCAAGGAGATCACCACCCTCGGCCGTGGCGCATCCGACACCACGGCGGTCGCCTTGGCGGCGGCGCTCGGCGCCGACGTCTGCGAGATCTACACCGACGTCGACGGCGTCTTCACCGCCGACCCGCGCATCGTGCCCAGCGCCCGCCGCATCGCCCGCATCACCAGCGAGGAGATGCTCGAGATGGCGGCCTGCGGCACCAAGGTGCTGCACCTGCGGTGCGTCGAGTACGCCCGCCGCTACCAGATGCCCGTCCACGTGCGTTCGTCCTTCAGCACGCGCGAGGGCACCTGGGTCATCGACACGCCCCCGGACGACAAGGACGGTCAGACCATGGAGCAGGCCATCATCTCGGGCGTCTCGCACGACCGCAGCGAGGCCAAGATCACCGTCGTCGGCGTCCCCGACCTGCCGGGCAAGGCCGCCGCGATCTTCCAGGCGGTCGCCCGCGCCGAGATCAACATCGACATGATCGTGCAGAACGTCTCGGCCGCGGCCACCGCCCTCACCGACGTGTCGTTCACGCTGCCGAAGACCGACGGCGTCATCGCGATGTCGACGCTCGAGGGCATCAAGGACGCCGTCGGGTTCCAGTCGCTGCAGTACGACGACCAGATCGGCAAGGTGTCGCTCGTCGGCGCCGGCATGCGCACGCACCCGGGTGTCTCGGCCACCTTCTTCGAGGCGCTCGCGGACGCCGGGGTCAACATCGAGATGATCTCGACGTCCGAGATCCGCATCTCGGTCGTGACGCGTGCGGCGGACGTCGACGCCGCCGTCCGCGCGGTGCACACGGCGTTCGGCCTCGACGCCGAGGAGACCGAGGCGGTTGTTTACGGCGGCACCGGCCGCTGA
- a CDS encoding DUF5063 domain-containing protein, translating into MSEPPRTEADVDLRDDENAPAETERRELVRLAADTAIDVRAYLEATTTVASGTSPDVALPIVLLAVSQVLVAGARLGAIGDVVPTERFEPDPGPDTDVDPLHGALANVLEGLDDYADVVDPIVSGEVVSGSLSGDLATVAADLSHGLRHFESGRVDEALWWWQFSYLSSWGARAAAALRVVQSILAHLRLDADDEIVADAEFDALHPPR; encoded by the coding sequence ATGTCTGAGCCACCCCGCACCGAGGCAGACGTCGACCTGCGCGACGACGAGAACGCACCTGCGGAGACTGAGCGCCGCGAGCTGGTGCGGCTCGCCGCCGACACCGCGATCGACGTGCGGGCCTACCTCGAGGCGACCACCACGGTGGCCAGCGGCACCAGCCCGGACGTCGCCCTGCCCATCGTCCTGCTGGCCGTGAGCCAGGTGCTCGTGGCCGGCGCGCGGCTGGGGGCCATCGGCGACGTCGTCCCCACCGAGCGCTTCGAGCCCGACCCGGGCCCCGACACCGACGTCGACCCGCTTCACGGGGCGCTGGCCAACGTCCTCGAGGGGCTGGACGACTACGCCGACGTCGTCGACCCCATCGTGTCGGGCGAGGTCGTCTCGGGCTCGCTGTCCGGCGACCTGGCCACGGTGGCCGCCGACCTCTCGCACGGCCTGCGCCATTTCGAGAGCGGGCGGGTCGACGAGGCGCTGTGGTGGTGGCAGTTCTCCTACCTGTCGAGCTGGGGCGCCCGGGCCGCGGCGGCGCTGCGCGTGGTCCAGTCGATCCTCGCCCACCTGCGCCTGGACGCCGACGACGAGATCGTGGCCGACGCCGAGTTCGACGCGCTGCACCCGCCCCGCTGA
- the recR gene encoding recombination mediator RecR, with translation MYEGVVQDLIDELGRLPGVGPKSAQRIAFHLLAAEPADVRRLVQALTEVKEKVRFCATCGNVSQDELCRICRDPRRDLAVLCVVEEPKDVVAIEKTREFRGRYHVLGGAISPIDGVGPDDLRTRELMTRLADGVVTEVIIATDPNLEGEATATYLARLLRPMGLRITRIASGLPVGGDLEYADEITLGRAFEGRRLLDV, from the coding sequence GTGTACGAAGGCGTGGTGCAAGACCTCATCGACGAGCTCGGGCGGCTGCCCGGGGTCGGGCCGAAGAGCGCCCAGCGCATCGCCTTCCACCTGCTCGCGGCCGAGCCCGCCGACGTCCGTCGCCTCGTGCAGGCGCTGACCGAGGTCAAGGAGAAGGTCCGGTTCTGCGCCACCTGCGGCAACGTGTCGCAGGACGAGCTGTGCCGCATCTGCCGCGACCCGCGCCGCGACCTCGCCGTGCTGTGCGTGGTCGAGGAGCCGAAGGACGTCGTGGCGATCGAGAAGACGCGCGAGTTCCGCGGCCGCTACCACGTGCTGGGTGGCGCCATCAGCCCGATCGACGGCGTGGGCCCGGACGACCTGCGCACCCGCGAGCTCATGACGCGGCTCGCCGACGGCGTCGTCACCGAGGTCATCATCGCCACCGACCCCAACCTCGAGGGCGAGGCCACGGCCACCTACCTCGCCCGCCTGCTGCGCCCGATGGGCCTGCGGATCACCCGCATCGCCTCGGGTCTGCCGGTGGGTGGCGACCTCGAGTACGCCGACGAGATCACGCTGGGACGAGCCTTCGAGGGACGGAGACTGCTGGATGTCTGA
- a CDS encoding DNA polymerase III subunit gamma and tau: MSTALYRRYRPETFADVIGQEHVTEPLSQALRTGRVSHAYLFSGPRGCGKTTSARILARCLNCEQGPTDNPCGECTSCVGLARGGPGTVDVIEIDAASHGGVDDARDLREKASFGPAVSRYKIYIIDEAHMVTSAGFNALLKVVEEPPPHVKFVFATTEPEKVIGTIRSRTHHYPFRLVPPVRLQDYLGELCQREQVQVAKGVLPLVVRAGGGSVRDSLSVLDQLIAGSSDDGITYERAVSLLGYTDSALLDAVVDAFAAGDGATVFRVVDRVIESGHEPRRFVEDLLERLRDLVVISAVPEGAGAILRGTPEDQLDRMRDQAARYGAAELSRAADVVNTGLTELTGATAPRLQLELLCARVLLPAADGAAGYGARLDRIERRLSVAAPAPVPAAAAPDRGAPASPVMPTHHAQPVAAAPEAEPASEPEPEPTQEQPPEPAPEQSPGPPARPTTPPAPAPTPGALDVEAIRHAWPDVATRLFSMKKVTFMMVKDAQVLAFDGRRVTLGIASEGAAANFRAGAHGEFVRQALIDVLALDAQVEAVHGDTVPSRPGAQATAPSAPAPARPPADESGEPAGWGRAPAPAAPSSERPAQQAAAPPAGERPAPSSERPQRSDATPPQRPAPSDAREAGARPPREAPSPPAAPAAPIPPRVAPQDDHPSVDDDDADDSDLVGRPVVERLLGGVVIDESDG; this comes from the coding sequence GTGTCGACCGCCCTGTACCGCCGCTACCGGCCTGAGACCTTCGCCGACGTCATCGGGCAGGAGCACGTCACCGAGCCGCTGAGCCAGGCGCTGCGCACCGGCCGGGTGAGCCACGCCTACCTGTTCAGCGGCCCTCGGGGGTGCGGCAAGACGACGTCCGCGCGCATCCTCGCGCGGTGCCTCAACTGCGAGCAGGGCCCCACTGACAACCCGTGCGGCGAGTGCACCTCGTGCGTCGGGCTGGCCCGCGGCGGCCCCGGCACGGTCGACGTCATCGAGATCGACGCCGCGAGCCACGGTGGTGTGGACGACGCCCGCGACCTGCGCGAGAAGGCGTCCTTCGGGCCGGCGGTGAGCCGCTACAAGATCTACATCATCGACGAGGCGCACATGGTGACCTCGGCGGGCTTCAACGCGCTGCTCAAGGTCGTCGAGGAGCCGCCGCCGCACGTGAAGTTCGTCTTCGCGACCACCGAGCCCGAGAAGGTCATCGGCACGATCCGCTCGCGCACGCACCACTACCCGTTCCGGCTCGTACCGCCCGTGCGGTTGCAGGACTACCTGGGCGAGCTGTGCCAGCGCGAGCAGGTGCAGGTGGCCAAGGGCGTGCTGCCGTTGGTGGTGCGGGCAGGTGGTGGGTCGGTGCGCGACTCGCTGTCGGTGCTCGACCAGCTCATCGCGGGCTCGTCCGACGACGGGATCACCTACGAGCGGGCGGTGTCGCTGCTCGGCTACACGGACTCTGCGCTGCTCGACGCCGTGGTCGACGCCTTCGCGGCCGGTGACGGGGCGACGGTGTTCCGGGTGGTCGACCGCGTCATCGAGTCCGGGCACGAGCCGCGCCGCTTCGTCGAGGACCTGCTCGAGCGCTTGCGCGACCTCGTGGTGATCAGCGCGGTGCCCGAGGGCGCGGGTGCGATCTTGCGCGGCACGCCCGAGGACCAGCTCGACCGGATGCGCGACCAGGCCGCCCGGTACGGCGCCGCCGAGCTCTCGCGCGCGGCGGACGTCGTCAACACCGGCCTCACCGAGCTGACCGGGGCGACCGCCCCGCGCCTGCAGCTCGAGCTGCTGTGCGCCCGAGTGCTGCTGCCGGCGGCCGACGGCGCCGCCGGCTACGGCGCGCGGCTCGACCGGATCGAGCGGCGGCTGTCGGTCGCCGCACCGGCACCGGTGCCAGCGGCCGCGGCGCCCGATCGTGGTGCCCCCGCATCACCTGTGATGCCCACGCACCACGCTCAGCCGGTGGCCGCGGCACCCGAGGCCGAGCCGGCGTCCGAGCCCGAGCCCGAGCCGACCCAAGAGCAGCCGCCCGAGCCGGCGCCCGAGCAGTCGCCGGGTCCGCCGGCCAGGCCCACCACACCGCCCGCCCCCGCGCCGACGCCGGGCGCGCTCGACGTCGAGGCGATCCGGCACGCGTGGCCGGACGTCGCCACGCGCCTGTTCAGCATGAAGAAGGTGACCTTCATGATGGTCAAGGACGCCCAGGTGCTGGCGTTCGACGGCCGTCGGGTCACGTTGGGCATCGCCTCCGAGGGAGCCGCCGCGAACTTCCGGGCCGGCGCGCACGGTGAGTTCGTGCGGCAGGCGCTCATCGACGTCCTGGCGCTCGACGCCCAGGTCGAGGCGGTGCACGGCGACACGGTGCCCTCCCGGCCCGGTGCTCAGGCCACCGCACCGAGCGCACCAGCGCCCGCTCGCCCACCCGCCGACGAGTCCGGCGAGCCCGCCGGCTGGGGACGGGCGCCCGCGCCGGCAGCGCCCTCGTCCGAGCGTCCCGCCCAGCAGGCCGCTGCGCCGCCCGCTGGCGAGCGGCCGGCGCCGTCGTCCGAGAGGCCCCAGCGGTCGGACGCCACACCGCCGCAGCGTCCGGCACCCTCCGACGCGCGCGAGGCCGGTGCGCGCCCGCCGCGCGAGGCGCCCAGCCCTCCGGCAGCACCGGCTGCGCCGATCCCTCCCCGGGTCGCGCCGCAGGACGACCATCCCAGCGTCGACGATGACGACGCCGATGACAGCGACCTCGTCGGGCGGCCGGTCGTCGAGCGGCTGCTCGGGGGCGTCGTCATCGACGAGAGCGACGGCTGA
- a CDS encoding helicase HerA-like domain-containing protein — protein sequence MAETANDQLEQIRAGYGVSGPALDLGAAVSDGTAHADAPVRIPLSSLNRHGLVAGATGTGKTKTLQVMAEQLSAQGVPVFLADIKGDLSGIATPGATNDKITARATEVGQDWTPTAFPTEFLSLGGQGSGVPVRATITSFGPTLLAKVLGLNEVQESSLALVFHYADKNGLSLLDLADLRAVVQHLTSDEGKAELKELGGLSAATAGVILRELITFADAGADVFFGEPEFDTADLMRTTSDGKGMVTCLELPGVQDKPQLFSTFLMWLLADLFHDLPEVGDLDKPKLVFFFDEAHLLFSGASKDFVAAIEQTVRLIRSKGVGVFFVTQTPKDVPSGVLAQLGNRVQHALRAYTPDDAKALKATVSTFPKSGYDLEELLTQLGTGEAVVTVLSERGAPTPVAWTRLRAPMSLMAPSDAALVTAAVEASPLKARYGQAVDRESAYELLNARLAQAPAADPASPAPAPAPTPAPREEAPRAPRPQAQEESMVEKVVTSSAFKSALRSAGTVLGREITRSLFGTARRRR from the coding sequence ATGGCCGAGACGGCGAACGACCAGCTGGAGCAGATTCGTGCCGGCTACGGCGTGTCGGGTCCTGCGCTCGACCTCGGTGCCGCCGTCAGCGACGGCACGGCGCACGCCGACGCACCGGTGCGGATCCCGCTGTCGTCGCTGAACCGGCACGGCCTGGTGGCAGGTGCCACGGGCACCGGCAAGACCAAGACCCTGCAGGTCATGGCCGAGCAGCTGTCGGCCCAGGGCGTGCCGGTGTTCCTCGCTGACATCAAGGGCGACCTGTCGGGCATCGCGACGCCGGGCGCCACGAACGACAAGATCACGGCGCGCGCCACCGAGGTCGGCCAGGACTGGACGCCCACCGCGTTCCCCACCGAGTTCCTCTCGCTCGGCGGCCAGGGGTCGGGGGTGCCCGTGCGCGCCACCATCACCAGCTTCGGGCCGACGCTGCTGGCCAAGGTGCTGGGGCTCAACGAGGTGCAGGAATCCAGCCTCGCTCTCGTCTTCCACTACGCCGACAAGAACGGCCTGTCGCTGCTCGACCTCGCCGACCTGCGGGCCGTCGTCCAGCACCTGACGTCCGACGAGGGGAAGGCCGAGCTGAAGGAGCTCGGGGGCCTCTCGGCGGCGACGGCGGGCGTGATCCTGCGCGAGCTCATCACGTTCGCGGACGCCGGCGCCGACGTCTTCTTCGGCGAGCCGGAGTTCGACACCGCCGACCTCATGCGCACGACGAGCGACGGCAAGGGCATGGTCACGTGTCTGGAGCTGCCGGGTGTGCAGGACAAGCCGCAGCTGTTCTCGACCTTCCTGATGTGGTTGCTCGCCGACCTCTTCCACGACCTGCCTGAGGTGGGCGACCTCGACAAGCCCAAGCTGGTGTTCTTCTTCGACGAGGCCCACCTGCTGTTCTCGGGTGCCAGCAAGGACTTCGTCGCGGCGATCGAGCAGACCGTGCGGCTGATCCGCAGCAAGGGCGTGGGCGTGTTCTTCGTGACGCAGACGCCGAAGGACGTGCCGTCCGGCGTCCTCGCGCAGCTCGGCAACCGGGTGCAGCACGCGCTGCGGGCCTACACCCCGGACGACGCCAAGGCGCTCAAGGCGACGGTGTCGACGTTCCCGAAGTCGGGCTACGACCTCGAGGAGCTGCTGACCCAGCTCGGCACCGGCGAGGCCGTGGTGACCGTGCTGTCCGAGCGCGGCGCGCCGACGCCGGTCGCGTGGACCCGCCTGCGCGCGCCGATGTCGCTCATGGCGCCCTCGGACGCCGCGCTCGTCACCGCCGCCGTCGAGGCGAGCCCGCTGAAGGCCCGCTACGGCCAGGCCGTCGACCGCGAGTCGGCCTACGAGCTGCTCAACGCCCGGCTGGCCCAGGCGCCGGCCGCCGATCCCGCTTCACCCGCGCCCGCGCCCGCCCCGACACCCGCGCCGCGCGAGGAGGCGCCCCGTGCACCCCGCCCTCAGGCGCAGGAGGAGTCGATGGTGGAGAAGGTCGTGACGTCGTCCGCCTTCAAGTCGGCGCTGCGCTCGGCCGGCACGGTGCTGGGTCGCGAGATCACCCGCAGCCTCTTCGGCACCGCCCGCCGCCGCCGCTGA
- a CDS encoding type II toxin-antitoxin system VapB family antitoxin, whose protein sequence is MIFKAVGDSRPYPDHGLTTPRDWSDVPPRQVRLDELVTTKRTLDLDALLSEDSTFYGDLFAHVVEYQGTLYLEDGLHRALRAALQQRPVLHARVLVIED, encoded by the coding sequence GTGATCTTCAAGGCCGTCGGGGACTCGCGACCGTACCCGGACCACGGGCTCACCACGCCCCGGGACTGGTCGGACGTGCCGCCGCGCCAGGTGCGCCTCGACGAGCTGGTCACCACCAAGCGCACCCTCGACCTCGACGCGCTGCTCTCGGAGGACTCGACGTTCTACGGCGACCTGTTCGCGCACGTGGTGGAGTACCAGGGCACCCTCTACCTCGAGGACGGCCTGCACCGCGCGCTGCGGGCCGCGCTGCAGCAACGGCCCGTGCTCCATGCGCGGGTGCTCGTCATCGAGGACTGA
- a CDS encoding LytR C-terminal domain-containing protein: protein MAYIQEASSWRTRRRRRQWITLGVVVVLLVGAGAVAYGFYSGALGGPEEVNIAALPPCPTSTPAAPVLTPDKVTVNVYNGTARNGLAAKVATALDLRTFNVAAIANDPKHAKIPGAAEIRYGAKGTAAAKLVAAQLSGAKLVKDARRTAVVDLVLGAKYRGLKPVASSTPTPTGTPTCRPVTPSPTGAGTATGTGTATATARPTS, encoded by the coding sequence ATGGCGTACATCCAGGAAGCGTCGTCCTGGCGCACGCGCCGCCGGCGCCGCCAGTGGATCACGCTCGGGGTCGTCGTGGTGCTGCTCGTCGGAGCGGGCGCGGTGGCCTACGGCTTCTACTCCGGTGCCCTCGGTGGGCCCGAGGAGGTCAACATCGCCGCGCTGCCGCCATGCCCGACGTCCACGCCGGCGGCGCCCGTGCTGACGCCGGACAAAGTCACGGTGAACGTCTACAACGGCACCGCTCGCAACGGCCTGGCCGCGAAGGTCGCCACAGCGCTCGACCTGCGGACGTTCAACGTGGCAGCCATCGCGAACGACCCCAAGCACGCGAAGATCCCCGGTGCGGCCGAGATCCGCTACGGCGCCAAGGGCACCGCGGCCGCGAAGCTCGTGGCGGCCCAGCTCTCGGGAGCCAAGCTGGTCAAGGACGCCCGGCGCACGGCAGTGGTCGACCTCGTGCTCGGGGCGAAGTACCGGGGCCTGAAGCCCGTGGCGTCCAGCACGCCGACGCCGACGGGCACGCCCACCTGCCGGCCGGTCACGCCCTCGCCGACGGGAGCGGGCACCGCGACGGGCACGGGCACCGCGACCGCCACGGCGCGCCCTACGTCCTGA
- a CDS encoding CoA transferase yields MTVDVLTGVTVVSLAVNVPGPVAVARLQALGADVTKIEPPSGDPLRLASEAWYSAVTRGQRVRVVDLKTVEGRSALDDALAGADVIVTSSRTAALQRLGLDWPSLHREFPQLCHLEIVGDVDSAHAGHDLTYQAANGMVRPPQLPTVLVADLAGAERAVAEVLAALLLRVREGVGVHRVVALADVARDLAAAARYGLTTEGGALGGALPAYGLYEAREGWVAVAALEPHFWRRLCTELGVDGTREDLEAAFAQRPARDWEVWAREHDLPLVAVSHPA; encoded by the coding sequence ATGACGGTCGACGTGCTGACCGGCGTCACCGTGGTCTCACTGGCGGTCAACGTGCCCGGACCCGTTGCGGTGGCTCGCTTGCAGGCGCTCGGTGCCGACGTCACGAAGATCGAGCCACCCTCCGGCGACCCGCTGCGACTGGCGAGCGAGGCGTGGTACTCCGCGGTCACGCGCGGGCAGCGGGTGCGGGTGGTCGACCTGAAGACGGTTGAGGGGCGGTCGGCGCTCGACGACGCACTCGCCGGTGCCGACGTCATCGTGACGTCGTCTCGAACCGCTGCGCTGCAACGGCTCGGGCTCGACTGGCCATCGCTCCACCGGGAGTTCCCGCAGCTGTGCCACCTCGAGATCGTCGGCGACGTCGACTCGGCGCACGCCGGCCACGACCTCACGTACCAGGCCGCCAACGGCATGGTGCGGCCCCCGCAGCTGCCGACGGTGCTCGTCGCCGACCTCGCGGGAGCCGAGCGGGCGGTGGCCGAGGTGCTCGCCGCGCTGCTGCTGCGGGTGCGCGAAGGAGTCGGCGTGCACCGGGTGGTCGCGCTCGCCGACGTCGCGCGCGACCTGGCCGCGGCCGCGCGCTACGGCCTGACGACCGAGGGCGGTGCGCTCGGGGGTGCGCTACCGGCGTACGGGCTCTACGAGGCCCGCGAGGGCTGGGTCGCCGTCGCCGCGCTCGAGCCGCACTTCTGGCGGCGGCTGTGCACCGAGCTCGGCGTCGACGGCACGCGTGAGGACCTCGAGGCCGCCTTCGCGCAGCGCCCGGCCCGTGACTGGGAGGTCTGGGCGCGCGAGCACGACCTGCCGCTCGTGGCCGTCTCCCACCCCGCCTGA